One window from the genome of Corynebacterium sp. SCR221107 encodes:
- the hemQ gene encoding hydrogen peroxide-dependent heme synthase codes for MAEKLNFEELNSMQRYSQWAVFRAIPGALGTERDQIKAQAEEFFAELANAGTVVVRGIYDLAGYRADADFMIWWHAEEFEDIQKAIAAFRRETTLGQLTEVTWIGNALHRPSEFNKSHLPSFIMSEDAGAWVTVYPFVRSYDWYVMDPAKRRKILSEHGQAAREFPDVRANTVPAFALGDYEWILAFEAPELHRIVDLMHVMRYTEARLHVRQEVPFFSGKRVDAISTLIDVLP; via the coding sequence ATGGCAGAAAAGCTCAACTTCGAAGAGCTCAACAGCATGCAGCGTTATTCCCAGTGGGCAGTATTTCGCGCAATTCCAGGGGCGCTGGGCACCGAGCGTGATCAGATTAAGGCCCAGGCTGAGGAGTTCTTCGCCGAGCTTGCCAATGCTGGTACCGTGGTGGTGCGTGGCATTTATGATTTGGCTGGCTACCGCGCGGACGCGGACTTCATGATCTGGTGGCACGCCGAGGAATTTGAAGATATCCAGAAGGCAATTGCAGCATTTCGCCGTGAGACCACCTTGGGCCAGCTTACCGAGGTCACGTGGATCGGAAATGCGTTGCACCGTCCTAGCGAGTTCAACAAGTCCCACCTGCCCAGCTTCATCATGAGCGAGGATGCTGGAGCGTGGGTAACGGTGTACCCGTTTGTTCGCTCCTACGACTGGTATGTCATGGATCCAGCCAAGCGTCGCAAGATCTTGTCTGAGCACGGTCAGGCCGCGCGTGAATTCCCGGATGTACGCGCTAACACCGTTCCGGCCTTCGCACTTGGTGATTACGAATGGATCCTGGCCTTCGAGGCTCCGGAGCTGCATCGTATTGTGGACCTTATGCATGTCATGCGTTACACCGAGGCTCGGCTGCATGTGCGCCAAGAAGTTCCGTTCTTTTCGGGCAAGCGGGTTGATGCGATTTCTACTCTCATCGACGTACTTCCCTAA
- the dut gene encoding dUTP diphosphatase: MSTTDNSNTSLNGQNGSDGTLNTIAPIRIKKLYDDAVIPVRAHRGDAGVDLCAMESVEIEPGHRALVGTGIAIALPLGTVGLVHPRSGRAWKEGLSIVNAPGTIDADYRGEIKVCLINLDPTVPIVIEKGERIAQLLVQRVELFDFNEVAELDDTERGAHGYGSTGIEAPSE, translated from the coding sequence ATGTCCACAACGGATAATTCCAACACTTCATTGAATGGCCAGAACGGCAGTGATGGCACCTTGAACACCATCGCCCCTATTCGCATCAAGAAGCTTTACGACGACGCGGTGATTCCCGTGCGTGCGCATCGCGGCGACGCCGGTGTCGATCTGTGCGCCATGGAGTCGGTTGAAATTGAACCTGGTCACCGTGCCCTCGTCGGGACTGGAATCGCCATTGCCTTGCCGTTGGGCACCGTGGGACTTGTCCATCCTCGATCCGGTCGTGCATGGAAAGAAGGTCTCAGCATCGTCAATGCGCCAGGCACCATCGATGCTGATTACCGTGGTGAGATAAAGGTGTGCCTCATCAATCTCGACCCAACAGTCCCCATCGTTATCGAAAAAGGCGAACGCATCGCCCAGTTGCTAGTGCAAAGGGTCGAGCTATTTGACTTCAACGAAGTAGCGGAACTGGATGACACCGAGCGTGGTGCCCACGGCTATGGCTCCACCGGCATCGAGGCACCCTCCGAGTGA
- a CDS encoding DUF3093 domain-containing protein, whose translation MTSANDDQIKILYSERQWIAWYWWVVAFIVVAILTAQFAMNRSVFWLYIPAAVLSLIAIWGLVSLSKTTIRVEEDADGMRWLVCGQANLPNTVVDRVLVVPASAKQSAMGRQLDPAAYLVSHSWVKEMVMIVLNDPNDPTPYWLMSSKNPEALLKAFTPDLIAKTASAD comes from the coding sequence GTGACTTCCGCCAATGATGATCAGATCAAGATCTTATACAGCGAACGCCAGTGGATTGCTTGGTACTGGTGGGTAGTGGCCTTCATCGTCGTGGCCATTTTGACCGCTCAGTTTGCCATGAACCGATCAGTCTTTTGGTTATACATCCCAGCGGCAGTGTTAAGTCTCATCGCGATTTGGGGGCTTGTTTCCCTGTCTAAGACAACAATACGCGTCGAAGAAGATGCCGACGGGATGCGATGGCTCGTTTGCGGGCAGGCAAATCTGCCCAACACGGTCGTTGACAGGGTTTTGGTCGTCCCCGCCTCCGCCAAACAGAGTGCGATGGGCCGCCAGCTCGACCCTGCAGCCTATCTGGTTTCTCATTCTTGGGTGAAAGAAATGGTCATGATCGTGCTTAATGATCCCAACGACCCGACTCCGTATTGGCTTATGTCTTCAAAAAACCCCGAAGCCCTCCTGAAGGCTTTCACACCCGATCTCATTGCAAAAACGGCTTCCGCCGACTGA
- a CDS encoding DUF4193 domain-containing protein — protein MATDYDAPRRRVDDELETDSLEGLKAAESSKNDIDDDGEIVEPFDLPTMDLSGEELDVTVVPRRSDEFTCSVCFLVQRRNRMSHVEPDGSMVCLDCA, from the coding sequence ATGGCAACCGATTACGATGCACCCCGCCGTCGCGTTGACGACGAGCTTGAAACTGATTCGCTTGAGGGCCTGAAGGCTGCAGAGTCCTCCAAGAATGATATCGACGATGACGGGGAAATCGTCGAACCGTTTGATCTTCCCACCATGGATCTTTCCGGTGAAGAGCTCGATGTGACGGTCGTACCACGCCGCTCCGATGAGTTCACGTGTTCGGTGTGCTTCCTGGTGCAGCGTCGCAACCGCATGTCGCATGTCGAACCTGATGGCTCGATGGTCTGCCTGGATTGTGCATGA
- a CDS encoding DUF3710 domain-containing protein, giving the protein MALWPFGKNKNDPTKGGEATNTPEIGKIDAQDVASAPEVELAADVEDAFNGQGLPADPEHDAIGGSMGPYDGRSVKFEDFDFSDFGTGVLNLGSIVLPLPHHSEVQVEMGPNGPKMLHVLTEYGRVTPVAFAAPASKGQWREATKDIAQSMRNDGLDVEIQYGPWGREIVGSMASGGGIVRIIGVDGPRWMLRMTVASPKEKAEEMTRLARELTARTFVYRDDSPILAGNSLPVALPEPLAKQVQQEMIRRQKAAQESAQGQPQHATEPKQEQ; this is encoded by the coding sequence ATGGCTTTGTGGCCTTTTGGAAAAAATAAGAACGATCCCACTAAGGGCGGGGAAGCGACAAACACCCCAGAAATCGGCAAGATTGATGCACAAGATGTGGCATCGGCGCCGGAGGTGGAATTGGCCGCAGATGTAGAGGATGCTTTCAATGGCCAGGGGCTCCCGGCTGATCCCGAACATGATGCCATTGGCGGAAGCATGGGTCCTTATGACGGTCGCTCGGTCAAGTTTGAGGACTTCGACTTCTCCGATTTCGGAACCGGAGTTCTCAACCTCGGATCCATCGTTTTGCCGCTGCCGCACCATTCCGAGGTGCAGGTGGAAATGGGGCCGAACGGGCCAAAGATGCTGCATGTTCTCACCGAATATGGGAGAGTAACTCCGGTGGCCTTCGCGGCGCCCGCCTCAAAGGGGCAGTGGCGCGAGGCAACCAAGGACATCGCGCAGTCGATGCGTAATGATGGGCTCGATGTCGAAATTCAATACGGACCCTGGGGGCGCGAGATCGTGGGATCGATGGCCAGCGGTGGCGGAATCGTGCGCATCATTGGTGTCGATGGTCCACGATGGATGCTCCGCATGACGGTGGCAAGCCCCAAGGAAAAGGCGGAGGAGATGACTAGGCTGGCACGAGAGCTGACCGCCCGTACCTTCGTCTACCGCGATGATTCCCCGATCTTAGCTGGAAATTCCCTTCCAGTCGCGCTTCCTGAGCCCTTGGCAAAGCAAGTCCAGCAAGAAATGATTCGACGCCAAAAGGCAGCTCAAGAAAGTGCTCAGGGGCAGCCTCAGCATGCCACCGAGCCGAAACAGGAGCAATAA
- a CDS encoding DUF3159 domain-containing protein — MGGLSGLVSSTLPILAFVPANRVWGLTGAIVASLGLAFAIFLWRLARKENIQPAISGLLGVAICVVIAWWTGDAKGYFLYGIWMSLLYAVVFLISIPLRWPLVGVIWKGINGDGMAWRTVSGARRAYAWATAGWTLVFAARFVIQNWLYNVDDTTALWIARMLMGWPLTGLVTLFTVVMVKQATSALQEAGMGLSEAAQGAIDTNVAVSEPVDKASTQSESP; from the coding sequence ATGGGAGGGCTGTCGGGCCTCGTCTCGAGTACGCTGCCCATTCTCGCGTTTGTTCCCGCTAACAGAGTATGGGGGCTCACGGGTGCGATCGTTGCCTCACTTGGGTTGGCCTTCGCCATCTTCTTGTGGCGATTGGCGCGTAAAGAAAACATTCAACCAGCCATTTCCGGCCTATTGGGTGTGGCCATTTGCGTGGTGATCGCATGGTGGACGGGTGATGCAAAGGGTTACTTCCTTTATGGCATCTGGATGTCGCTTCTCTATGCGGTGGTGTTTCTCATTTCAATTCCACTTCGGTGGCCACTTGTCGGTGTCATCTGGAAGGGGATCAACGGCGACGGCATGGCCTGGCGAACGGTTTCTGGCGCGCGTCGTGCCTATGCGTGGGCAACGGCTGGATGGACGCTGGTGTTTGCTGCTCGATTTGTTATACAGAATTGGTTGTACAACGTCGATGACACCACGGCGTTGTGGATTGCCCGAATGCTCATGGGATGGCCGCTGACAGGGCTGGTTACGTTGTTTACCGTGGTGATGGTCAAACAGGCCACCTCAGCTTTGCAAGAGGCGGGTATGGGCCTGTCCGAAGCTGCCCAAGGTGCCATCGATACCAACGTTGCAGTTTCTGAGCCTGTGGACAAGGCTAGTACTCAATCTGAGTCGCCTTAG
- the msrB gene encoding peptide-methionine (R)-S-oxide reductase MsrB: MTDFTLISDAEWRKRLNPEEYRVLRQAGTEAPHIGEYTNTTTEGVYSCRACGTELFRSTEKFESHCGWPSFFSPLAGDRIIERDDFSLGMHRVEVLCANCHSHLGHVFAGEGYDTPTDLRYCINSISLTLEEKPVNE; the protein is encoded by the coding sequence ATGACGGACTTCACGCTGATCAGCGACGCCGAATGGCGCAAGCGCCTCAACCCCGAGGAATACCGAGTCTTGCGACAAGCAGGTACGGAGGCGCCACACATCGGCGAGTACACCAATACCACCACCGAGGGAGTGTATTCCTGCCGTGCCTGCGGAACCGAACTATTTCGCTCGACCGAAAAATTCGAGTCCCACTGCGGTTGGCCTTCCTTCTTCTCGCCTCTAGCCGGGGATCGGATCATCGAACGTGACGACTTTTCCCTTGGCATGCACCGTGTTGAGGTCCTGTGCGCCAATTGTCACTCACACCTCGGGCATGTCTTTGCCGGCGAGGGCTATGACACCCCCACCGACCTGCGCTACTGCATCAACTCCATCAGCCTCACGCTTGAGGAAAAGCCGGTCAACGAATAG
- a CDS encoding ribonuclease D — protein sequence MSEVITQPAGGTPGVLDNPGSIFSAAQTLAAGAGPIALDVERAGSFRYMDSACLIQVRRNHIDSRAKAGGGLQAGESAETFLFDPQSAPEAVSEALAGVFNHSTWILHSATSDLPSLFELGLRPVRLFDTELAGRFLGIERVNLAALVEREFNVTLLKGHGHQNWSKRPLPSSWLDYAALDVEFLIPLAITLQDQLDQAGRLAWFEEECEHIRITFADGGPIKIKDWTSLKGISKLKNPRQLHAARRLWQQREEYARTKNLAVSKVLKDSTLIELAGHSYRRYRDIENLLRKTSNPARLTPLWHRTLRNALADDPACFPTVKEMKASRETKHRREAWWMKDHYPEVWDSITLARDLMERKSNDLNVPAELLLKPTILRSTLVEARLHGRDIEETLASLGARSWQREIATPLLQEALRP from the coding sequence ATGAGTGAGGTCATTACTCAACCTGCCGGTGGCACCCCCGGTGTGCTCGACAACCCTGGTTCCATCTTTTCTGCCGCGCAAACTTTGGCTGCTGGCGCAGGCCCCATTGCGCTCGACGTTGAACGTGCCGGCTCGTTTCGCTACATGGACAGCGCGTGTCTGATACAGGTTCGTCGAAATCACATTGATAGTAGGGCAAAAGCAGGCGGCGGCCTGCAAGCTGGCGAGTCCGCGGAGACCTTCTTATTTGATCCTCAGTCAGCACCTGAGGCGGTTTCTGAGGCCCTGGCAGGCGTATTCAATCACTCAACTTGGATCTTGCATTCAGCCACTTCCGACTTGCCGAGTCTGTTTGAGCTAGGGCTGCGACCTGTCAGGCTTTTTGACACAGAACTTGCCGGACGTTTCCTCGGCATTGAACGTGTTAACTTGGCTGCGTTAGTCGAGCGGGAATTCAATGTCACTCTTCTCAAGGGGCATGGACACCAAAATTGGTCTAAGCGTCCGTTGCCCTCGAGCTGGCTGGATTATGCGGCCTTAGATGTTGAGTTTCTCATTCCTTTGGCTATCACCTTGCAAGATCAGCTCGATCAGGCAGGACGCCTCGCGTGGTTTGAAGAAGAGTGTGAGCACATAAGGATTACTTTTGCCGATGGCGGTCCGATCAAAATCAAGGACTGGACCTCTTTAAAAGGCATATCGAAGCTGAAAAACCCGCGGCAATTACATGCTGCACGGCGATTGTGGCAACAGCGCGAGGAGTATGCAAGAACCAAGAATCTTGCGGTTAGTAAGGTATTAAAAGACTCGACCTTGATCGAATTGGCTGGTCATAGCTATCGCAGGTATCGCGACATCGAAAATCTGCTGCGAAAAACGAGCAATCCAGCAAGGCTTACCCCTTTGTGGCATCGTACGCTGCGCAACGCTTTAGCCGATGATCCAGCATGCTTTCCCACTGTAAAGGAAATGAAGGCCTCGCGAGAAACCAAGCACCGCCGTGAGGCATGGTGGATGAAGGATCACTACCCCGAAGTGTGGGACTCCATCACCTTGGCGCGCGACCTCATGGAACGCAAAAGCAATGACTTGAATGTTCCTGCTGAGCTCCTCTTGAAACCCACAATTCTCAGATCGACTTTGGTTGAGGCACGTCTTCACGGGCGAGACATCGAAGAGACACTTGCCTCCCTAGGAGCTAGATCCTGGCAGCGAGAAATAGCCACGCCTTTGCTGCAAGAGGCTCTCCGCCCCTGA
- the dxs gene encoding 1-deoxy-D-xylulose-5-phosphate synthase, whose product MSILNRIQSPADVKALSLEEQEQLAGEIREFLVEKVSATGGHLGPNLGVVELTLAIHTVFDSPQDPIIFDTSHQSYVHKILTGRAAGFDNLRQKDGLSGYTSRTESVHDWTESSHASAALSYADGLAKAFQIKGEIDRQAVVVVGDGALTGGMCWEALNNIAAGKDRNVVIIVNDNGRSYSPTIGGFADNLAELRMQPFYDRVMEHGKTTLKSLGWVGERTFEALHAFKEGVKSTVIPTEMFPELGMKYVGPVNGHNLKALEAALRYARDYHGPIIVHAVTEKGRGYAPAENDVAELMHSTGIIDPKTGEPVGAKSPGWTSLFSKELVRLGGERDDIVAITAAMAGPTGLKAFGDAYPERFFDVGIAEQHALTSAAGLALGGMHPVVALYSTFLNRAFDQLLMDVALLNLPVTLVLDRAGVTGSDGASHNGVWDMAITGIIPGVKVAAPRDGAQLVELFREAVEHHSPTVVRFPKGNLPEEVSAQERLSDGVDIIFYADTSEVGEPDDEAVSESPSVLVVACGPMVQPVMEVSEDLRQAGLNITVVDPRWVMPIAPSLVALADDHDLVVTVEDGVVHGGVGSMLGEALNAAGVDTPLRNLAFPEIFPLHATRTELLAEVGLDAESIRLAIETWAKELFEEEQA is encoded by the coding sequence ATGAGTATTTTGAATCGCATCCAGTCCCCAGCAGATGTGAAGGCCCTGTCCTTGGAAGAACAGGAACAGCTCGCAGGTGAGATCCGCGAGTTCCTTGTCGAAAAGGTGTCTGCCACGGGTGGTCACTTAGGTCCGAACCTTGGCGTCGTCGAGCTTACTTTGGCGATCCACACGGTGTTCGATTCACCACAGGATCCCATCATCTTCGACACCTCCCACCAGTCCTACGTACACAAAATTCTCACTGGGCGGGCAGCTGGCTTCGACAATCTGCGCCAAAAGGATGGCTTGTCAGGCTACACCTCTCGAACCGAGAGCGTGCACGACTGGACGGAGTCTTCTCACGCCTCGGCTGCGCTTAGCTATGCTGACGGCCTAGCCAAGGCCTTTCAAATTAAGGGAGAAATCGATCGCCAAGCGGTGGTAGTAGTCGGCGATGGAGCCTTGACAGGCGGCATGTGTTGGGAAGCCCTTAACAATATCGCTGCGGGTAAGGATCGCAATGTAGTCATCATTGTCAATGACAATGGTCGTAGCTATTCTCCAACCATTGGTGGCTTCGCTGACAATTTGGCTGAGCTGCGCATGCAGCCTTTCTACGACCGTGTGATGGAGCACGGCAAGACCACCTTAAAGTCCCTTGGGTGGGTTGGGGAGCGCACCTTTGAGGCACTCCACGCGTTCAAAGAGGGGGTCAAATCCACAGTGATCCCAACGGAGATGTTTCCAGAGCTGGGGATGAAGTATGTTGGCCCAGTCAATGGGCACAATCTCAAGGCGTTGGAGGCAGCCTTGCGCTACGCACGCGACTACCACGGACCGATCATCGTCCACGCCGTAACAGAGAAGGGGCGCGGCTATGCCCCGGCGGAAAATGATGTAGCGGAACTCATGCACTCCACCGGCATCATAGACCCCAAGACCGGCGAGCCCGTGGGCGCAAAGAGCCCCGGTTGGACCTCGCTTTTTAGCAAGGAGTTGGTGCGGCTTGGTGGCGAACGAGATGACATCGTCGCGATTACGGCTGCAATGGCTGGGCCTACCGGCTTGAAAGCATTCGGGGACGCCTACCCTGAGCGTTTCTTTGATGTCGGCATCGCAGAACAACACGCGCTTACCTCGGCTGCTGGTTTGGCGCTGGGAGGAATGCATCCGGTTGTCGCACTCTATTCGACGTTCTTGAATCGTGCCTTCGACCAACTCCTCATGGACGTTGCACTCCTTAATCTGCCGGTAACTCTCGTCCTCGACAGAGCGGGTGTAACCGGGTCGGACGGCGCAAGCCACAATGGTGTCTGGGATATGGCAATTACTGGCATAATCCCGGGGGTTAAGGTTGCTGCTCCGCGTGACGGTGCACAACTGGTGGAGCTGTTCCGCGAGGCAGTAGAGCATCATTCGCCGACAGTGGTGCGGTTCCCGAAGGGGAATTTGCCTGAGGAAGTATCGGCGCAGGAGCGCCTCAGCGATGGTGTGGACATTATCTTCTACGCAGACACCTCTGAGGTAGGGGAGCCTGATGATGAGGCAGTATCGGAATCTCCATCGGTTCTCGTGGTCGCATGTGGCCCGATGGTGCAGCCCGTGATGGAAGTCTCCGAGGATTTGCGCCAAGCAGGCCTCAACATCACCGTGGTGGACCCGCGGTGGGTCATGCCGATTGCACCTAGTCTCGTTGCGCTTGCCGACGACCATGACCTCGTCGTTACTGTCGAGGACGGAGTGGTGCACGGCGGGGTTGGGTCGATGCTGGGCGAAGCATTGAATGCTGCCGGGGTAGACACTCCGCTACGCAACTTGGCGTTCCCAGAGATTTTCCCACTGCATGCTACCCGTACCGAGCTCTTGGCTGAAGTCGGCTTAGATGCGGAAAGCATTCGACTGGCAATTGAGACGTGGGCCAAGGAACTGTTTGAGGAAGAGCAAGCTTAA
- the ppgK gene encoding polyphosphate--glucose phosphotransferase, translated as MTRIGFGIDVGGSGIKGARVDLNTGEFIGDRIKIATPQPATPEAVADTIAEILRIAEWDGPVGITLPSVIKDQVALSAANIDPTWVNTDVQKLFTEHIGQREYSVLNDADAAGLAEVAYGDERAKQGVAILLTFGTGIGSAFLVNGTLFPNTELGHLIIGGKEAESFASSAAKEREDISFEKWAKRVSKVLKEYERLFWPTLFIVGGGISRKSEKWVPFLSNKTPVVPAQLRNRAGIVGAAMAAEQGVKP; from the coding sequence ATGACACGCATTGGATTTGGAATCGATGTCGGCGGCTCAGGCATCAAGGGCGCTCGAGTAGACCTCAACACTGGTGAGTTCATTGGCGACCGCATCAAAATCGCCACCCCACAGCCAGCAACCCCTGAGGCCGTTGCTGACACTATTGCCGAAATCTTGCGCATCGCCGAGTGGGATGGACCAGTCGGCATCACTCTCCCCTCCGTGATCAAGGATCAGGTGGCACTCTCAGCCGCCAACATTGATCCGACCTGGGTCAACACCGATGTACAAAAACTCTTCACCGAGCACATCGGTCAGCGGGAGTACTCCGTTCTCAATGATGCCGACGCGGCAGGACTTGCCGAGGTGGCCTACGGGGATGAACGCGCAAAGCAAGGCGTTGCGATCCTTTTGACCTTCGGCACCGGGATCGGCTCCGCCTTCCTGGTAAATGGAACCCTATTCCCCAACACTGAACTTGGTCACTTGATCATTGGTGGAAAGGAAGCCGAAAGCTTCGCATCTTCTGCAGCGAAGGAACGCGAAGACATTAGCTTCGAAAAGTGGGCCAAACGGGTATCCAAGGTCCTCAAGGAGTACGAGCGTCTCTTCTGGCCAACTTTGTTTATTGTTGGCGGAGGAATTTCTCGCAAGTCCGAAAAGTGGGTTCCGTTCTTGTCTAACAAGACCCCAGTGGTACCCGCGCAGCTTCGCAACCGTGCAGGAATCGTCGGTGCTGCAATGGCCGCCGAGCAAGGCGTCAAGCCCTGA
- a CDS encoding class I SAM-dependent RNA methyltransferase, with protein MERIAHGGEGIALHQGKVVFVKGAFPGDEVQVDILESKKSFARAVVHEVVHASPMRVAQRCPAAAAGAGCCDFGELDPAAEISLKKDILIDQLRRLGKVENTPPIQVVDLQPNARWRTRVRLGVDSTGRAGFRRAQSNEVISGEVCVQAVEGLLDGVVGPQAPAFTPGAEVVAVRDDEGNRHVVEVRRAPRGRRNEKVTNVIEGSGLATQEVGGVKFQLPAVAFWQAHLAAPEAYSEVIRRWLSLAPITPRSGVKVVGWDLYGGVGAFVPAIMEGIGVPAVVHSVEASHQAANAGRAAFKEVLSDDDAHAVVFHPTSVERALDQLPEPDVVVLDPPRIGAGATVVEAVAAAAPAKVIHIGCDPATFARDTATWTRSGYRLAEVVLFNAFPGTHHMEAVGLFEPA; from the coding sequence ATCGAGCGTATTGCTCATGGTGGCGAAGGGATTGCCTTGCATCAAGGCAAAGTTGTCTTTGTCAAAGGCGCTTTTCCCGGCGACGAGGTTCAAGTCGATATCCTTGAATCAAAGAAGAGTTTTGCTCGTGCAGTGGTTCATGAGGTGGTTCATGCATCGCCGATGAGAGTCGCGCAGCGGTGTCCAGCCGCGGCAGCTGGCGCAGGGTGCTGCGACTTCGGCGAGCTGGATCCGGCAGCCGAGATTTCCTTGAAAAAGGACATCCTTATTGACCAACTCCGACGCCTGGGCAAGGTCGAGAACACACCGCCGATTCAGGTGGTTGATTTACAGCCCAACGCGAGGTGGCGAACCCGTGTGCGCCTAGGGGTAGATTCAACAGGTCGTGCAGGATTTCGCCGCGCGCAGTCTAATGAGGTGATCTCGGGCGAAGTGTGCGTTCAGGCAGTTGAGGGTTTGCTGGATGGGGTAGTCGGTCCACAGGCACCAGCCTTTACTCCCGGTGCAGAGGTCGTTGCCGTGCGTGACGACGAAGGCAACCGCCACGTCGTCGAGGTGCGCCGCGCCCCACGCGGACGTAGAAACGAGAAGGTCACGAATGTCATCGAGGGCAGCGGCCTTGCCACTCAAGAAGTCGGCGGAGTGAAATTTCAGCTTCCTGCGGTGGCTTTCTGGCAGGCGCATCTTGCTGCACCTGAGGCGTATTCAGAGGTAATACGTCGGTGGTTGTCCTTGGCGCCGATTACGCCTCGATCTGGAGTCAAGGTAGTTGGGTGGGATCTCTATGGTGGTGTTGGTGCCTTTGTGCCCGCAATCATGGAAGGTATTGGCGTGCCTGCGGTTGTTCACTCAGTCGAAGCATCACACCAGGCAGCCAATGCTGGACGGGCTGCTTTCAAAGAGGTGCTTTCCGACGACGATGCGCATGCTGTGGTTTTCCACCCAACGAGTGTGGAACGGGCATTAGATCAGCTACCCGAACCAGATGTTGTGGTCCTCGACCCGCCGCGGATTGGCGCAGGAGCTACCGTGGTAGAAGCAGTTGCTGCAGCTGCGCCTGCGAAAGTCATTCACATCGGATGCGATCCGGCTACATTTGCCCGGGACACCGCAACGTGGACGCGAAGTGGTTACCGTCTTGCCGAGGTGGTGCTGTTTAACGCCTTCCCTGGCACTCATCATATGGAAGCAGTTGGATTGTTTGAACCAGCCTAA
- a CDS encoding DUF3000 domain-containing protein encodes MAEPARAAGTQDLGAEALPAAFSQAVESMHKAVLRPEISLGTIRPPQRLAPYSHAIGLEVIPEDPEENEHPLTDASGDAFGRLILLHDPGADESWDGSMRLVAYIQADMEDAVANDPLLPEVAWQWLTEGLDVAGALHTNLGGTVTATASVRFGEIGGPPRAYQVEMRASWTAEGNDLAPHVEAFSHVLANVAGLPPEGVATLHKRG; translated from the coding sequence CTGGCTGAACCGGCTCGGGCGGCAGGCACCCAGGATTTAGGCGCTGAGGCATTACCAGCCGCGTTCTCCCAGGCAGTGGAGTCTATGCATAAAGCAGTGCTCAGGCCCGAGATTTCTCTGGGAACGATTCGTCCCCCTCAGCGACTTGCACCTTATAGCCACGCCATCGGTCTCGAAGTCATCCCTGAAGACCCTGAAGAAAACGAGCACCCCCTCACCGATGCCAGTGGTGATGCATTCGGACGCCTTATCCTGCTTCATGACCCAGGTGCGGATGAAAGCTGGGATGGTTCCATGCGGCTTGTGGCCTATATTCAGGCGGACATGGAAGATGCCGTAGCCAACGATCCCTTGCTTCCTGAGGTCGCATGGCAGTGGCTCACCGAGGGTCTCGACGTGGCCGGCGCGCTTCACACCAACCTGGGCGGCACGGTCACTGCCACCGCATCGGTTCGCTTTGGCGAAATTGGCGGTCCGCCACGGGCCTATCAAGTGGAGATGCGTGCCAGTTGGACCGCGGAAGGAAACGACTTGGCACCGCATGTCGAAGCCTTTTCCCATGTCCTAGCCAACGTGGCGGGGCTTCCGCCGGAAGGTGTGGCCACCTTACATAAGCGAGGCTAG
- a CDS encoding inositol monophosphatase family protein, which yields MDLAEAAAELIRTKRGELGDVRAYSQSKSSAEDPVTIVDSMAEEFITEGLRSLRPRDGLIGEEGSSFSSVSGVTWIVDPIDGTVNFIYGHPNYAVSIAAAVDGEVIAGCVVNVATAKMYVAAKGCGAFALSPVGTHSRLVASQEVDLATTLVATGFSYASLRRKAQAEILLKVLPVVRDIRRMGSAALDLCALAEGMVDAYYEHALNAWDYAAGVLIAREAGAFVVAPALSQSGDDAHLLWGCAPGLKESFRQVMGDIPQELPLAALSVEEG from the coding sequence ATGGATCTTGCGGAGGCAGCCGCTGAACTCATCCGCACCAAGCGGGGTGAACTTGGCGACGTTCGTGCGTATTCCCAATCGAAATCTTCAGCCGAAGACCCCGTGACCATCGTCGATTCTATGGCCGAGGAATTCATTACAGAAGGCTTGCGCTCACTGAGGCCTCGCGACGGGTTGATTGGCGAGGAAGGCAGCTCATTTAGCTCAGTCAGCGGTGTGACTTGGATCGTAGACCCCATCGATGGCACCGTGAACTTTATCTACGGGCATCCCAATTATGCGGTCTCCATCGCGGCGGCAGTCGATGGGGAGGTTATTGCCGGGTGTGTCGTGAATGTGGCCACCGCAAAGATGTATGTGGCGGCCAAAGGCTGTGGTGCATTTGCTTTGAGTCCCGTCGGCACGCATTCTCGACTTGTAGCAAGCCAAGAGGTAGACCTCGCCACGACATTGGTGGCGACGGGTTTTAGCTATGCCTCATTAAGGCGCAAGGCGCAGGCGGAAATCCTTTTGAAGGTATTGCCCGTTGTGCGGGACATTCGACGGATGGGATCTGCCGCCCTCGATTTGTGTGCGCTTGCCGAGGGAATGGTGGATGCCTATTACGAGCACGCTCTTAATGCGTGGGATTACGCTGCCGGCGTGCTCATTGCTCGCGAAGCAGGGGCTTTCGTGGTTGCCCCCGCCCTGTCTCAAAGCGGTGATGACGCTCACCTTTTATGGGGATGTGCACCTGGATTGAAAGAGTCATTTCGGCAGGTCATGGGCGATATACCGCAGGAGCTTCCGCTTGCGGCTTTAAGCGTGGAGGAGGGTTAG